Proteins from a genomic interval of Asticcacaulis sp. AND118:
- a CDS encoding CTP synthase gives MARFVFITGGVVSSLGKGLASAALGALLQARGYKVRLRKLDPYLNVDPGTMSPYQHGEVFVTDDGAETDLDLGHYERFTAVNARKSDNITTGRIYSNIIEKERRGDYLGATVQVIPHVTDQIKSFVLSDQGDADFILVEIGGTVGDIEGLPFFEAIRQLGQELPRRQCCFIHLTLLPFVKTAGEMKTKPTQHSVKELRSIGIQPDILLCRSEYEIPREERRKIGLFCNVRETAVIQALDSANIYAVPIDYHNEGLDTEVLNVFGIEDAPAPDLALWEDITSRYSRPDGEVSIAIVGKYTVLKDAYKSLIEAVYHGGMANRVKVNIEWVEAETFEDDPETVRQKLENVHAILVPGGFGERGAEGKIMAAKFARENQIPYLGICFGMQMAVVEAARHQAGINKATSSEFGDSGEHVVGLMTEWLNGNELNQRAAGGNLGGTMRLGAFAASLRPGSKVAEIYGETDISERHRHRYEVNRDYIPQLEACGLRFSGMSPDGLLPEIVERDDHPWFIGVQYHPEYKSRPMTPHPLFKSFITAALDRSRLV, from the coding sequence ATGGCGCGCTTTGTATTTATTACGGGGGGCGTAGTGTCCTCGCTCGGCAAGGGGCTGGCCTCGGCGGCGCTGGGCGCGTTGCTGCAGGCGCGCGGCTACAAGGTCCGCCTGCGCAAGCTCGACCCCTATCTGAACGTCGATCCCGGCACGATGAGCCCGTATCAGCACGGCGAAGTCTTCGTCACCGACGACGGCGCGGAAACCGACCTCGACCTCGGCCATTATGAGCGCTTCACGGCGGTCAATGCGCGCAAGTCGGACAATATCACCACCGGCCGAATCTATTCCAATATCATCGAGAAGGAACGCCGCGGCGACTATCTGGGCGCCACGGTGCAGGTCATTCCGCACGTGACGGATCAGATCAAGAGCTTCGTCCTGTCGGATCAGGGTGACGCCGACTTTATCCTGGTCGAAATCGGCGGCACGGTCGGCGACATCGAGGGGCTGCCTTTCTTCGAAGCCATCCGCCAGTTGGGGCAGGAACTGCCGCGCCGTCAGTGCTGCTTCATCCACCTGACCCTGCTGCCTTTTGTGAAGACCGCCGGTGAGATGAAGACCAAGCCGACCCAGCACTCGGTGAAAGAACTGCGCTCGATCGGCATTCAGCCCGACATCCTGCTGTGCCGCAGCGAATACGAAATCCCGCGCGAGGAGCGCCGCAAGATCGGCCTGTTCTGTAACGTCCGCGAAACGGCGGTCATTCAGGCGCTCGATTCGGCCAATATCTATGCTGTGCCGATCGACTATCATAACGAAGGGCTCGACACCGAGGTGCTCAACGTCTTCGGCATCGAAGACGCACCGGCGCCGGACCTCGCTCTCTGGGAAGACATTACCAGCCGCTATTCCAGGCCGGACGGCGAGGTATCCATCGCCATTGTCGGCAAGTACACGGTGCTGAAAGACGCCTACAAGTCGCTGATCGAGGCCGTTTATCACGGCGGGATGGCCAATCGCGTCAAGGTCAATATCGAATGGGTCGAAGCGGAAACCTTTGAGGACGATCCCGAAACCGTGCGTCAGAAGCTGGAAAACGTGCACGCCATTCTGGTGCCCGGCGGCTTCGGTGAACGCGGGGCCGAGGGCAAGATCATGGCCGCCAAGTTCGCGCGCGAGAATCAGATTCCCTATCTCGGCATCTGTTTCGGCATGCAGATGGCCGTGGTCGAAGCCGCGCGCCATCAGGCCGGCATCAATAAGGCGACCTCTTCGGAATTCGGCGACAGCGGTGAACACGTCGTCGGCCTGATGACCGAATGGCTGAACGGCAATGAACTGAACCAGCGCGCCGCCGGCGGCAATCTGGGCGGCACCATGCGTCTGGGGGCCTTCGCCGCCAGCCTGCGTCCCGGCTCGAAGGTCGCTGAAATCTATGGCGAAACGGATATTTCCGAGCGCCACCGCCACCGCTACGAAGTCAACCGCGACTATATCCCGCAACTGGAAGCCTGCGGCCTGCGATTCAGCGGCATGTCTCCGGACGGTCTGCTGCCGGAAATCGTCGAACGCGACGACCACCCCTGGTTCATCGGCGTGCAGTACCATCCGGAATACAAGTCTCGCCCGATGACGCCGCACCCGCTGTTCAAAAGCTTCATCACCGCCGCTCTGGACCGTAGCCGTCTGGTGTAA
- a CDS encoding RidA family protein, whose protein sequence is MRQLVTSGSPFEPTIGFSRAVRIGNRIEVSGTTSMRDGKVVGAGDCYLQTKTILETIVKSIEEAGGSVNDIIRTRIFLTDMSLWQDAARAHGEVFGEIRPASSFLGTSALINPEWLVEIEASAQIGA, encoded by the coding sequence ATGCGCCAGCTTGTTACTTCCGGTTCGCCCTTTGAGCCGACCATCGGTTTTTCGCGCGCCGTGCGCATCGGCAACCGCATCGAGGTTTCGGGCACAACGTCCATGCGCGACGGCAAGGTCGTCGGCGCGGGTGACTGCTATCTGCAGACCAAGACCATTCTCGAAACCATCGTCAAGTCGATCGAAGAGGCCGGCGGTTCGGTCAACGACATCATCCGCACCCGCATCTTCCTGACCGATATGTCACTGTGGCAGGACGCCGCCCGCGCCCATGGCGAAGTCTTCGGCGAGATACGCCCGGCGTCGAGCTTCCTCGGCACGTCGGCCCTGATCAATCCCGAATGGCTGGTCGAGATCGAGGCTTCGGCTCAGATCGGGGCATAA
- a CDS encoding ETC complex I subunit, whose amino-acid sequence MFARIFKPSKTAMQSGKAKTQDWVLEFEPASARTPDPLMGWISGADMNAQVRLSFDSKEQAMAYAETHGIPFRLIEPETPPKIIKAYADNFASNRRQSWTH is encoded by the coding sequence ATGTTCGCGCGCATCTTCAAGCCGTCCAAGACCGCCATGCAGTCGGGCAAGGCCAAGACCCAGGACTGGGTTCTGGAATTCGAGCCAGCCTCGGCGCGCACGCCCGATCCGCTGATGGGCTGGATTTCCGGGGCCGATATGAACGCGCAGGTGCGCCTGTCCTTCGACAGCAAGGAACAGGCCATGGCCTATGCCGAAACCCACGGCATTCCGTTCCGTCTGATCGAGCCGGAAACCCCGCCGAAGATCATCAAGGCCTATGCCGACAATTTCGCTTCCAACCGCCGCCAGAGCTGGACGCATTAA
- a CDS encoding amino acid ABC transporter substrate-binding protein, whose translation MPLFRSLRLIAVPLLLAGLAACGEGNKPADHPSSETPKATLTPVKAESATLKAVLARGRVNCGVHPGLIGFSYKDNSGRWRGFDVDFCRALAAAIFSDADKVTYVPLSTTERFDALKTGKVDVLWRSTSWTLSRDSADGVDYAGINYYDGQGFLVRKSLRLNSATELNGARICVQTGSTSEPNLVDYFRTRGIKYSPVVVRNEEEGRDAYAAGQCDALSNDVSALAAARTTLNDPTSHMILPEIISKEPLGPVVRQGDDQWTDIVRWTLYATIVGEELGIGIKTVEAQQMESQNPEVKRLLGSEGNLGGGLGLGPEWAYNVLAQVGNYGEIFNRNIGEDSPLRLSRGLNAQWNAPERGLLYSPPIR comes from the coding sequence ATGCCCTTGTTCCGTTCCTTGCGCCTCATTGCCGTGCCGCTGCTTCTGGCCGGTCTGGCGGCGTGCGGGGAGGGCAACAAGCCCGCGGACCACCCCTCTTCCGAAACCCCAAAGGCGACGCTGACGCCGGTGAAGGCCGAAAGCGCCACGCTGAAGGCCGTTCTGGCGCGCGGACGGGTCAATTGCGGCGTGCATCCGGGCCTGATCGGCTTTTCCTATAAGGATAATTCCGGGCGCTGGCGCGGTTTCGACGTCGATTTCTGCCGCGCTCTGGCCGCCGCCATCTTTTCCGATGCCGATAAGGTCACCTACGTGCCGCTGAGCACGACCGAGCGCTTCGATGCGCTGAAGACGGGCAAGGTCGATGTGCTGTGGCGTTCGACCTCGTGGACCCTGTCGCGCGATAGCGCAGATGGCGTCGATTACGCCGGCATCAACTACTACGACGGTCAGGGCTTTCTGGTGCGCAAGTCGCTGCGCCTGAACAGTGCAACGGAACTGAACGGCGCCCGTATCTGCGTGCAGACGGGCTCGACCAGCGAGCCCAATCTGGTCGACTATTTCCGCACGCGCGGTATCAAATATAGCCCGGTCGTGGTCAGGAACGAGGAAGAGGGCCGCGATGCCTACGCGGCCGGTCAATGCGACGCCCTGAGCAACGATGTTTCGGCTCTGGCGGCCGCGCGCACAACGCTGAACGATCCCACCTCGCATATGATTCTGCCGGAAATCATCTCAAAAGAACCTCTGGGGCCGGTCGTGCGTCAGGGTGACGATCAATGGACCGATATTGTGCGCTGGACGCTGTACGCGACCATTGTCGGTGAGGAACTGGGCATCGGCATCAAAACCGTCGAAGCCCAGCAGATGGAGTCGCAAAACCCGGAAGTCAAACGGCTTCTGGGGTCGGAGGGTAATCTGGGCGGCGGTCTGGGGCTGGGGCCGGAATGGGCCTATAATGTGCTGGCACAGGTCGGAAATTACGGTGAAATTTTCAACCGCAATATCGGGGAAGATTCGCCGCTGCGTCTGTCGCGCGGTCTGAACGCGCAATGGAATGCGCCGGAGCGCGGACTGCTCTATTCGCCGCCCATTCGCTGA
- a CDS encoding deoxyribodipyrimidine photo-lyase, with the protein MTQSTLLWFRSDLRLQDHEGVAAALRSGRPVIPVYIHDEDIGQRPLGAASKWWLDRSLRALDKSLRAHGSRLIVLNGASETVLKKLVEAVSAAELIASRTFEPKIDAFDSGLAETLGIDVRIFNTHLLGDPTQIVTGEGHPYKVFTPFYRALQSHGAVEGHALPAPALRWPPAARWPESLDIDELGLKPALTPSGLDWTEGFDIWTPGEDGAHQRLSAFLEDGLKDYARDRDRPDLDITSRLSPHLRFGEISPHRILHAAENHVRHRAALRDDLEKFRAELAWRDFSYNILQQQPKLDTRNFKSQFDGMAWRNDPAGLRAWQRGETGYGLVDAGMRELWRTGFMHNRVRMVCASFLAKHLLIDWRLGEQWFWDTLVDADPANNTASWQWVAGSGADAAPYFRIFNPVTQAEKFDPKNLYQKRYISGFTENRPSKSGMKQQKFERNLFEFAGISSSKSQQVSRLIVDHAEARQRALDAYAQMKED; encoded by the coding sequence ATGACCCAAAGCACCCTTCTATGGTTTCGTTCCGACCTGCGGCTTCAGGATCACGAAGGCGTCGCCGCGGCGCTGCGCAGCGGACGACCCGTGATTCCGGTCTATATCCACGACGAAGATATAGGACAACGGCCTTTGGGCGCCGCTTCGAAATGGTGGTTGGACCGGTCGCTGCGTGCCCTGGACAAGAGCCTGCGGGCCCACGGATCGCGATTGATCGTGCTCAACGGCGCTTCCGAAACGGTGTTGAAAAAGCTGGTAGAGGCGGTTTCGGCGGCTGAACTGATCGCCTCACGCACCTTCGAGCCCAAAATCGATGCTTTCGATTCCGGTTTGGCTGAAACGCTCGGCATCGATGTGCGCATATTCAACACGCATCTGCTAGGCGATCCGACGCAGATTGTGACGGGTGAAGGCCACCCGTACAAGGTTTTCACGCCCTTCTATCGTGCCCTGCAATCACACGGGGCTGTCGAAGGTCATGCCCTGCCCGCTCCGGCTCTCAGGTGGCCGCCCGCCGCCCGATGGCCGGAGAGCCTCGACATAGATGAACTGGGTCTGAAACCGGCTCTGACGCCATCGGGGCTTGATTGGACGGAAGGGTTCGATATCTGGACGCCCGGCGAGGACGGTGCGCATCAGCGATTGTCGGCGTTTCTTGAAGACGGTCTGAAGGACTATGCGCGGGACCGTGATCGCCCCGATCTCGATATCACGTCGCGCCTGTCGCCGCACCTGCGTTTCGGTGAGATCAGCCCGCATCGCATCCTGCACGCGGCCGAAAATCATGTCCGGCATCGCGCGGCTTTACGCGACGATCTGGAGAAGTTCCGTGCCGAACTGGCCTGGCGCGATTTCAGCTACAACATCCTGCAGCAGCAGCCGAAGCTGGACACCCGCAATTTCAAGAGCCAGTTCGACGGCATGGCCTGGCGCAACGACCCGGCGGGACTGCGGGCGTGGCAGCGCGGAGAAACCGGCTACGGTCTGGTCGATGCCGGGATGCGCGAGCTATGGCGGACCGGTTTCATGCACAATCGCGTGCGTATGGTCTGCGCCTCCTTCCTCGCCAAGCATCTGCTGATCGACTGGCGGCTGGGGGAGCAATGGTTCTGGGATACGCTGGTTGATGCCGACCCGGCCAATAATACGGCAAGCTGGCAGTGGGTGGCCGGTTCGGGGGCCGACGCCGCGCCCTATTTCCGCATCTTCAATCCCGTGACGCAGGCCGAGAAGTTCGACCCCAAAAACCTTTATCAGAAGCGATATATTTCCGGCTTTACGGAAAACAGGCCGTCAAAATCAGGCATGAAGCAACAAAAATTTGAACGCAACCTGTTTGAATTTGCCGGCATTTCATCCTCTAAGTCTCAGCAGGTGTCCCGACTGATCGTCGATCATGCCGAGGCGCGTCAGCGGGCGCTCGACGCCTATGCGCAGATGAAAGAAGACTGA
- the sseA gene encoding 3-mercaptopyruvate sulfurtransferase produces the protein MTAQIDADALKALLDRGEVKIVDGSWALDGTDMAALYGESHIPTAQFFDIEAISDPSSGLPHMAPTPEVFAKAVGDMGIRETDHVVIYDRQGLFSAARVWWTFRLMGHEKVQVLRGGLPAWIAAGYPVLAGAGWIKGVNYTPSPKLDRVIEINTLRAHLGASDERVLDARPGARFDGSAPEPRAGLRSGHMPGSRSLPATELIRDGALKPVDELKNIFGALHITPKTQVITSCGSGVTAAIIALALHEIGHHKVRLYDGSWAEWGREDLDTPVVRSDQRMGGE, from the coding sequence ATGACCGCCCAGATCGATGCCGATGCGCTAAAAGCCCTGCTGGATAGGGGCGAGGTCAAGATCGTTGACGGCAGTTGGGCGCTGGACGGCACGGACATGGCGGCCCTCTACGGTGAAAGCCATATCCCGACGGCGCAGTTCTTCGATATCGAAGCCATCAGCGACCCATCGAGCGGTCTGCCCCACATGGCCCCGACCCCGGAGGTCTTCGCCAAGGCAGTCGGCGACATGGGCATCCGCGAAACCGACCACGTGGTGATTTACGATCGTCAGGGCCTGTTTTCCGCGGCGCGCGTATGGTGGACCTTCCGCCTGATGGGACATGAGAAGGTGCAGGTTTTGCGCGGTGGACTTCCGGCCTGGATAGCGGCCGGATATCCCGTGCTTGCGGGGGCGGGTTGGATAAAGGGTGTAAACTACACCCCCTCGCCCAAGCTGGATCGTGTTATTGAAATCAATACATTGCGCGCACATCTGGGCGCATCGGATGAAAGGGTCCTGGACGCCCGTCCGGGGGCGCGTTTCGATGGAAGCGCTCCGGAACCTCGCGCCGGACTGCGCTCCGGTCATATGCCGGGCAGTCGCAGTCTTCCGGCCACCGAACTGATCCGCGACGGCGCGCTGAAACCGGTCGATGAGTTGAAGAACATCTTCGGCGCCTTGCACATTACCCCCAAAACGCAGGTTATCACCTCCTGTGGATCAGGTGTCACGGCGGCGATCATCGCCCTCGCCCTGCATGAGATCGGCCACCACAAGGTGCGGCTCTATGACGGCTCGTGGGCGGAATGGGGGCGTGAAGACCTAGACACGCCCGTGGTCAGGTCGGATCAGCGAATGGGCGGCGAATAG